The Punica granatum isolate Tunisia-2019 chromosome 4, ASM765513v2, whole genome shotgun sequence genome has a window encoding:
- the LOC116202379 gene encoding acid phosphatase 1 encodes MSLSLFRLFFLLLCFLPLAFSEDSAPSSDASLPRPLIIEYPQPSKAVDEELRLRCTSWRFAAETNNLSPWKTIPQECAEYVKVYMTGEGYSLDLQRVSEEAGFYAKSVELSGDGKDAWIFDIDETLLSNLPYYANHLFGLEVFDHPEFDKWVERASAPAIPPSLRLYEQVLQLGFKVFLLTGRTEKHRGVTVENLINAGFQNWDKLILRSSEDYVKLATEYKSEKRDEMVKEGYRILGNSGDQWSDLLGSAMSARSFKLPNPMYYIS; translated from the exons ATGTCATTGTCCCTCTTCAggctcttcttcctcctgctGTGCTTCCTTCCTCTCGCTTTCTCCGAAGACTCTGCTCCCAGCTCTGATGCTTCGCTCCCGAGGCCCTTGATCATCGAATACCCGCAACCCAGCAAAGCCGTCGACGAGGAGCTGAGGTTACGGTGTACAAGCTGGAGGTTCGCGGCCGAGACGAACAACCTTAGCCCGTGGAAGACGATTCCGCAAGAATGCGCGGAGTATGTGAAGGTTTACATGACGGGCGAAGGTTACAGCTTGGACCTCCAGAGGGTCTCCGAGGAAGCCGGGTTTTATGCGAAGAGCGTGGAGCTGAGCGGCGACGGGAAGGATGCGTGGATCTTCGACATCGACGAGACTCTGCTGTCGAACCTTCCATACTACGCCAACCACTTATTCGG CTTGGAGGTTTTTGATCACCCGGAGTTTGACAAGTGGGTGGAGAGGGCATCGGCGCCTGCAATACCGCCCAGCCTGAGACTCTATGAGCAGGTGCTCCAGTTGGGCTTCAAGGTCTTCTTGCTGACAGGGCGAACAGAAAAACATAGGGGCGTTACTGTTGAGAACCTGATCAATGCTGGGTTTCAGAATTGGGATAAGCTTATACTGAG ATCTTCCGAAGACTATGTAAAACTAGCTACTGAGTATAAATCGGAGAAGAGGGACGAAATGGTGAAAGAAGGATACAGGATTCTCGGGAACTCAGGGGATCAATGGAGTGACTTACTGGGCTCTGCAATGTCTGCACGCTCATTCAAGCTTCCGAACCCGATGTATTACATTTCCTAG
- the LOC116206179 gene encoding putative kinase-like protein TMKL1 has product MRLALYLSVAAIAIIIIALTVVFFLLFRKRASTGASGRARDIENSKRNREEEDEEQEEEEEEEEEKELYEEDLITFQGGEGLTICDILEAPGEVIGKSKYGTLYRAELHRVGSVKLLRFLRPACAAPDDDLASAVDVLGRIRHSNLVPLLGFYAGPRGEKLLVHPFCGFGNLAEFIRDGDGEWLKWSIIYRISIGITKGLDHLHTGLAQVVVHGNLKSKNVFLDRNHRPYISDFGMHLLLNPDTGQQMLETLAAQGYKAPELIKARDATKESDIYSLGIIFLELLTGREPVNEKAAPDEEPYLPNYVREAVLQQSISDLYHPNLLSRRKRDRDGDDIDSFVVTEECILKFFQLAVACCSRSPSLRPDTRQVLRKLSEIVK; this is encoded by the exons ATGAGACTCGCTCTCTACCTCTCCGTTGCCGCCATtgccatcatcatcatcgcgCTCACTgttgtcttcttcctcctcttccgcAAGCGAGCTTCTACTGGGGCTAGTGGTAGAGCTCGCGACATCGAGAACTCGAAGCGCAACcgggaagaggaagacgaagaacaagaagaagaggaggaggaggaggaggagaaggagctGTATGAGGAGGATCTCATCACGTTCCAGGGAGGCGAAGGCCTCACCATATGCGACATACTGGAGGCTCCTGGTGAAGTCATCGGCAAGTCCAAGTATGGCACGCTATACCGGGCCGAGCTGCACCGGGTTGGCTCCGTCAAGCTGCTGAGGTTCTTGAGGCCTGCCTGTGCCGCTCCTGACGACGACCTTGCCTCCGCGGTTGACGTCCTCGGCCGCATCAGGCACTCCAACCTGGTGCCCCTGTTGGGATTCTATGCTGGCCCGAGGGGTGAGAAGCTCCTCGTCCACCCGTTCTGCGGGTTCGGGAACCTCGCGGAGTTCATTCGAG ATGGAGACGGCGAATGGCTCAAGTGGTCCATCATTTATAGGATCTCGATTGGTATAACCAAAGGGTTGGACCATCTCCACACGGGGTTGGCTCAAGTGGTTGTCCATGGAAACTTGAAATCGAAAAATGTATTTTTGGACCGAAATCACCGACCATATATTTCCGATTTTGGCATGCATTTGCTCTTGAATCCTGATACTGGGCAGCAGATGCTCGAAACTTTAGCGGCTCAAGGGTACAAAGCACCTGAGCTGATCAAGGCCAGAGATGCGACCAAAGAATCGGATATCTACAGTCTTGGGATTATCTTTCTCGAGCTGCTTACGGGTAGGGAACCTGTAAATGAGAAGGCAGCTCCCGACGAAGAGCCTTACTTACCGAATTATGTGAGAGAGGCGGTTCTTCAACAGAGTATATCCGACTTGTATCACCCGAACTTGCTCTCGAGGAGGAAGCGAGATAGAGATGGGGATGATATTGATAGCTTTGTTGTTACAGAAGAGTGCATTCTCAAGTTCTTTCAACTGGCTGTGGCCTGCTGTTCTCGTTCCCCTTCGCTTAGACCAGACACGAGGCAAGTTCTGAGGAAGCTCAGCGAAATTGTGAAGTAA